From Cervus elaphus chromosome 25, mCerEla1.1, whole genome shotgun sequence, one genomic window encodes:
- the LOC122683585 gene encoding translation initiation factor IF-2-like has translation MGTGRPLPRGSAGPACARPRGLRERGGGGGAASEGRRGGAGKPRLGRVSQSAPPVPTCGARPSSGTRGGRAERVGTSRAVRGTLFRHAFCWCRRTWPNDVWSPVIAASEKERPNPTPAACQLFSSMGIGI, from the coding sequence ATGGGGACCGGTAGGCCCCTCCCGCGGGGCAGCGCGGGACCTGCCTGCGCGCGGCCTCGCGGGCTGAGGgagcgcggcggcggcggtggggcGGCCAGTGAGGGACGACGGGGCGGGGCCGGGAAACCCCGGCTCGGGCGCGTCAGCCAATCGGCGCCTCCAGTCCCGACCTGCGGAGCCCGCCCCTCAAGTGGGACGCGCGGCGGACGGGCGGAGCGTGTGGGCACCTCCCGTGCAGTGCGAGGGACGTTGTTCAGACACGCATTCTGCTGGTGTCGCCGAACCTGGCCTAATGATGTCTGGTCGCCCGTCATTGCTGCTTCGGAGAAAGAACGACCCAACCCCACCCCGGCTGCCTGCCAGCTCTTCTCATCCATGGGGATTGG